From the Paenibacillus sp. R14(2021) genome, the window CTCGTCATACGTGTAGCGACCGTCCGTACCTTCGACCGCACGCCCGGTATCCCTGCCCCAGAAGGCAAAGGGCGTCCAGTAGATGCCGGCCTTCTGGCCGTTCCCATGGACATGCGCTACCGCCTGCTCCAGCTGCTCCGACGATAAATTCGTCCAGAACGAGTCGAAGTTGATATATACGTCGCCTTGATTATGAAAGCCTTCCTTCTGCATCTGACTCAGAAAATCCGACGTCGACACGTACAGCTCGTAATCCAGCTTGTCAGCTGCGGCGGACCAGCTGTTCCAGCCGAAAGGCACGCCGTGCTCCCACGCTAGAGCAGGCGTAACCGCGGCATTGGCCTGCCCGAATGCTTCAAGACCCCGGCGGTAATCGCCGTAAGCGCCGATCCAGATGACCGGCGACGTCAGCACCGTTCCGCTCACCGTGCCATGAGGAATGCTGTCCCGCGTCAGCTCCCCCGCTGCTCCGCCGTACACTTCGATGCGCTCGATGGCCGCGCCGCTTCCGCTCGATAATTTAAGCCCTGTTTTCCATGTGTCGTGCAGGACTGAACCGATTACGATTCCGTTTCTGGACCGCGGCTCATAAACAGCGGTGACCTCATAGCTCTCCAGAGTGCCCGGCATCTCTACCGATTCGTAACGTACCCACTTGTCGTTATCGAACGGCACCAGCAGCGCCTGCAGCTCCGATTGGACTGAAGCCGCTCCCAGCTTCAGCGTCCCCGCTTCCTCGCAGCTGATGAGCGGCGCCATGTAACTGGATGCCAGCCCTTCACCCTCCGGCGCTTCCAGCTCGAAGGATACCGTGAGAAACGGCCTCCCCTCATATACGGTAAAATGCTGCATCAGAAGCGGCAGCTCCGGCGACGAATGCCTGATCGTTACGCGCTTGCCATGACCCAGCGCTTCCCGAACAGTCTCGCACCCAGCCTCATGCTGGAGGTAATCCGTCGTGAACCGGTGCTCCTCCTGCCAATCGTAGGCCGAGGCTGCGCCGATGAGCGCCGAGCCGTCGCGCCATTTGACCTCGTAGGTTCCCGCTTCCGTGTTCACATGCAGCGCCAGCAAACCGTTATCCACCGTCAATACCGTTTCTTCCGTCTTCGTTTCGATCGGGCCATGCTCCACGTTCATCTTCCCCATCCTCCCAGTTAAATGGATGAAAGGGGGCATGACTGCCCCCTTCGCTGCAACCTATTTCCAAAGCTCCAGACGGGCCTTGTAATTGTCCGTGATCGCTTGCTCAACTTGTTCGTCGCCCGCCGCTTTCATCTCCGACAGCATCTTGTCGAAGCCGGCATTGGCGTCTTGCTCGGATTTCGAAATGATGATCTTGGTGAGGGACTGCTTCATAATATCCTGCACCTTCTGGTAGCTTAGCGAAACCGGCGTGCCGCCTTCCGGATTCAAATTGTCGTACGGCGACGTGTCGTAGACGGAATCGAGCAGGTTCTTCGTTGCCATTTGCTCGATCTCTCCTCTGTTAAGCTTGGAAATATCGTACGGCGTGCCGTCGGAGCCAAGGCCGTTCTTGATGAACCACGTCCATGTCCGAATACCTGTCTTCTTCGTTTCCCCAGCCCAATCGTCCTTCAGACCCTTCAGTACATCCGCATTCGGCGTGTGCTTCCCGTCCTTGGCGTCCCAAGTTTGGCCTTGAACGCCCCACATAAGCAGATACTGGCCTTCCTCGCTCGCCAGGAAGTTGATGAACTTCATCGTTTCTTCCGGATGCTTGTTCTTCTTCGTGATGGCGATGGCATCCCACCCGAGCGGGCTGCGCGGTCCGTACGTTGTCTTCGCAGGGTCGGTGCCAGGAGCTACGACTTTATAAGCAAACAGCTGCTTGTCGGCACTGCCGCCCTTCTTAAGCGCGCCGTTCGCGCCGCCGAGATCCCAGTACGCCGATACGGTCGAGAAGGCGATACCGTTCGAGATCTTCTGCTCCCACGTTTGCGTTTTGTTCACGGCCCAATCCTGCTCGATCAAGCCTTCGCGGTACAGTTTGTTCATGTACAGGATCATCTCGCGGTATTTCGGGTCCTTCACGTCGAATTTCAGGCTGTCTCCGTCCTCGAAATACGGCTTCATGCCCCACATGCCCTTGAAGGAGCCCAGCACGGCGCCCATGTTCTCCGCGTTCAGAATGAGCGGAATCGAGGCTTTGCCGTCAATGTTCGGATACTTCGCCTTGAAATCCTTCAGCAGCTGCTCGAATTCGTCTGTCGTGAAGGGCTGTCCGCCCTCGGCCTTGTCAGGCGCAAGCTCTTTCAGGAAGTCTTTACGCATTTGCACGCCGAATACAGGGTCGTTGTCCATGCCGTACCAGTTGGAGAGGTAATAGTTCTTGCCGTCCTTGAAGCGCGTCTTCTGCAAAATATCGCCGTACTGCTGCTTCACGTCAGGTCCGTACTTGTCGATCAGCTCGTTAAGCGGAATGATCGCGCCAGCCGCGATGTATTTGTTCACGATGTCGCCGCCGCGGTCCATCAGGATGATGTCCGGCAGGTCGTTCGAGGCCAGCATGAGGTTCAGCTTCTCGGACGGATTGCCCGTTGGCTGCTGAATTTCAACCTTCACGCCAGTGCGCTTCATAATTTCCTGCGCCACGGGATTGTCGAAAGCGGCGCCTGTATTTTTATCAAAGAAGGTCAGCGTGATCGGCTCCGACGGTTTATCGGCGTTTGCCGTATCCGCGTTTGCCGCATCCGTACCCGTATTCGCGTTCTTCGTGTTCGTATTCGCGGCAGCCGTATTCCCCGTATTGTTCGCATCGTTCGATCCATTGCTTCCGCAGCCGGCAAGCAGCGCCGGCGTAAGGGCCATTGCCAGTATCAGCGGCAGCACTTGTTTTTTCTTCATAGAACATTTCCCCCTATTGGCATATTGGATGACAGCTGTTTACGATCGCATGCAGCAGGCCGTGCGTACGCTGGCCGGCCATCCCCCCTCTCAAGGAACTGAACAAGATCCAGCTCAGCTCTTCACGGCGCCGAGCGTCATGCCTTTCACGAAATAGCGCTGCAGGAACGGGTATACCATGACGATCGGCAGCGTAGCGACCATGGTCGCGGCCATCCGGATCGTATCCGACGAGACGGCCAGCCGCTTGCTGGAATCGGCGAGCTTCTGGGCATCCGACACCATCGCGCCTGTCTGATACTGATTCAAGATTTTTACAAGCACCGCCTGCAGCGTCTTCAAGCTCGACTTGTAGGTGAACACATAAGAATCGAACCAAGCATTCCAATGGCCGATGGCCGTGAACAGCGCAATCGTCGCCAGTACCGGCACCGTAAGCGGCAGAATAATGCGGAAATAAATGTGCAGGTCGTTGGCGCCGTCTATCTTGGCCGATTCCGTAATTTCCTGCGGGAGCTGCTCGATGAAGGTCCGAATGAGAATCATATAGAACACATTCATGAGACCCGGAAGAATGAACACCCAGAAGGTATCGATCAGGAATAGGTTCTTCAGCACCATATAATAAGGAATGAGACCGCCGCCGAAGTACATCGTGAAGATGAAATAGAGCGTTACCGGCCGCCGTATAACGAGGTCGCGGCTGCTCAGCGGATAGGCGAGCAAGCTGATCACGATTACCGTCAACGGCGTGCCGACGAGCGTCCGCGCCACCGTCACCCACACGGCATGCAATATTTCGCGGTCGGTCAGAATTTCTTTGTAGCTTGTAAAGGAAAGCTCGCGAGGCCAGAAATAAATGCCCCCTTTAATGGTATCGGACGC encodes:
- a CDS encoding alpha-galactosidase, whose translation is MNVEHGPIETKTEETVLTVDNGLLALHVNTEAGTYEVKWRDGSALIGAASAYDWQEEHRFTTDYLQHEAGCETVREALGHGKRVTIRHSSPELPLLMQHFTVYEGRPFLTVSFELEAPEGEGLASSYMAPLISCEEAGTLKLGAASVQSELQALLVPFDNDKWVRYESVEMPGTLESYEVTAVYEPRSRNGIVIGSVLHDTWKTGLKLSSGSGAAIERIEVYGGAAGELTRDSIPHGTVSGTVLTSPVIWIGAYGDYRRGLEAFGQANAAVTPALAWEHGVPFGWNSWSAAADKLDYELYVSTSDFLSQMQKEGFHNQGDVYINFDSFWTNLSSEQLEQAVAHVHGNGQKAGIYWTPFAFWGRDTGRAVEGTDGRYTYDELLLRDREGNVLPDLDGGLAIDPTHPGSVLRTAYCLDRFVELGFAYVKLDFLGHGALEGRHYDKSIQTGIQAYNLGMETIRRRLDPERIGRPFHINLSIAPLFPYQYGHSRRISCDAFGMLADTEYMLNSLTNAWWASGALYRFNDPDHTVLYKSFNQEATSDQEGRSRLNASVISGTVLLLGDDFRKEEARARAAEWLPNAEVITLARRGETFLPIEGAYGSGAADMFMLEAKEDGEHVIYLAVFNYDKGSPALKRVLLDRVIAGGSTHAYTLKDLWAGTVAEGSGDIELPLAPAESVLLKLTGLS
- a CDS encoding extracellular solute-binding protein translates to MKKKQVLPLILAMALTPALLAGCGSNGSNDANNTGNTAAANTNTKNANTGTDAANADTANADKPSEPITLTFFDKNTGAAFDNPVAQEIMKRTGVKVEIQQPTGNPSEKLNLMLASNDLPDIILMDRGGDIVNKYIAAGAIIPLNELIDKYGPDVKQQYGDILQKTRFKDGKNYYLSNWYGMDNDPVFGVQMRKDFLKELAPDKAEGGQPFTTDEFEQLLKDFKAKYPNIDGKASIPLILNAENMGAVLGSFKGMWGMKPYFEDGDSLKFDVKDPKYREMILYMNKLYREGLIEQDWAVNKTQTWEQKISNGIAFSTVSAYWDLGGANGALKKGGSADKQLFAYKVVAPGTDPAKTTYGPRSPLGWDAIAITKKNKHPEETMKFINFLASEEGQYLLMWGVQGQTWDAKDGKHTPNADVLKGLKDDWAGETKKTGIRTWTWFIKNGLGSDGTPYDISKLNRGEIEQMATKNLLDSVYDTSPYDNLNPEGGTPVSLSYQKVQDIMKQSLTKIIISKSEQDANAGFDKMLSEMKAAGDEQVEQAITDNYKARLELWK
- a CDS encoding carbohydrate ABC transporter permease, giving the protein MRSRSMGDLLYTGVVYLFLILIVFVTFYPFWNVFILSVNSASDTIKGGIYFWPRELSFTSYKEILTDREILHAVWVTVARTLVGTPLTVIVISLLAYPLSSRDLVIRRPVTLYFIFTMYFGGGLIPYYMVLKNLFLIDTFWVFILPGLMNVFYMILIRTFIEQLPQEITESAKIDGANDLHIYFRIILPLTVPVLATIALFTAIGHWNAWFDSYVFTYKSSLKTLQAVLVKILNQYQTGAMVSDAQKLADSSKRLAVSSDTIRMAATMVATLPIVMVYPFLQRYFVKGMTLGAVKS